The Caenorhabditis elegans chromosome II genome has a segment encoding these proteins:
- the egl-27 gene encoding Egg-laying defective protein 27 (Confirmed by transcript evidence): MKQERAELEINPHLCPQSLNRELFNSELQITQPVSCLRGKCIVEYVKDVRHARTVADFSLDNDTFFFCLHYNQDSTKLASTHYAIRVGTSFQATLPPMAECSVGDDSDRDELLYRPNSIESGEEEDYIKLARCYRTYTLSGNHMLDSQKNARVSDLLMDEAIIQLHRSGYKIDDALSELNANDIILTTDVDNMTQDDAKKFAKGIKQLGKNFSRIHRELLPHHSREQLVSYYYLWKKTPEATKPKQAARRVNPTSIKRPTKEKVKASRPTSTEYLDFDSASESDVENNGPSGRACHHCYGAESKDWHHANGLLLCTDCRLHYKKYGQLRQIANRPSQVPACLFKRSNSDEEESGVRTRAGKKEQRRRTPSSMSETPDRRSPSTVSNGAPNLTAEETPTKKLNGSVKRAPKRPLHNGVINNVEKSNSSEEPASPTTPPPTLTNGLTNGHGPESSTPNGETISKRMKVEPSYDDDDDEEEGKMTIDEGDDDPMPVLNGFKKEESVEEIKLELNGTIKKENGVETDPTTPTCSMEAENEVCETPAVVSVEIRDETNGETNSDLKDDENVEPDSPEDTFELGSNVEFETKNAMFVRSIVRSCGPRCARTDLIFKIKVGGVWEKSIKEKEERKKVHLQNQRIQDSEKVAIQQNQIKKEQQQSQPTPQQIHQQQAQQNAQHLQQLQQAVMLGHLPPEVLRQMMPPQFGVDPTAILMQQMMAGQQSQGVNAAFQHQMALQQQLEAHQVQLMMAHQHQQKMIAEQQQQQRHAAAQQLREREQREQRERERERQHQQQAQQALHQQQQQHAAAAANQLNPAMMQMMALMANSAASQQDIARLMEMAAQQQQQQQQAAQAQAQRDQERERREREAREREAAREREREQAAREAAARDQAAREHAQAVQAAAAAAQQAQALTPDMQHMHLLQQLMLNPALMMQLQQAQAQQQQQQPQVTNPLQMLQHGMAAQSANQAEMMRRIHPEPAMRPQHQ, encoded by the exons atgaaacAAGAACGAGCTGAGCTTGAAATCAATCCACATTTATGTCCa caatcaTTAAATCGAGAATTATTTAATTCGGAATTACAAATTACACAACCAGTTTCATGTTTAAG GGGAAAGTGCATAGTAGAATACGTAAAAGACGTCCGGCACGCACGAACCGTCGCCGATTTCTCACTTGACAACGatacgtttttcttttgtctcCATTACAATCAAGATTCAACAAAACTGGCATCAACGCATTACGCCATTCGGGTCGGAACATCCTTCCAG gctACATTACCACCCATGGCTGAATGTTCAGTAGGTGATGACAGTGATCGTGACGAATTATTGTATCGACCAAACAGTATCGAAtcaggagaagaagaagattaTATAAAGTTAGCAAGATGCTACCGTACCTACACTCTAAGTGGTAATCATATGCTTGattcgcaaaaaaatgctCGG GTCAGTGATCTACTTATGGATGAAGCCATTATTCAACTTCATCGAAGTGGTTACAAAATTGACGATGCACTCAGTGAGTTGAATGCTAACGACATCATTCTGACGACAGACGTTGACAACATGACACAAGACGAcgcgaaaaaatttgcaaaggGTATCAAGCAACTAGgaaagaatttttcaagaattcacCGGGAACTTTTACCACATCACAGTCGG GAGCAACTCGTATCCTATTACTACCTGTGGAAGAAGACACCAGAAGCTACGAAACCTAAACAAGCTGCTCGTCGAGTCAATCCTACGAGTATCAAGCGGCcaacaaaagaaaaagttaaagCTTCTCGTCCAACTTCAACGGAATATCTCGATTTCGATTCAGCAAGTGAGAGTGACGTAGAAAATAACGGACCATCAGGAAGAGCGTGTCATCATTGTTACGGTgcag aaagtaAAGACTGGCATCACGCAAACGGTCTTTTGCTGTGCACAGATTGTCGATTGCACTATAAGAAGTACGGACAACTTCGACAAATTGCGAATCGACCATCTCAAGTTCCAGCGTGTCTTTTCAAACGTTCCAATTCGGACGAAGAAGAGAGCGGAGTGAGGACAAGAGCCGGAAAGAAAGAACAACGAAGAAG aacgCCTTCTTCGATGAGCGAGACTCCAGATCGTAGATCACCATCGACTGTATCGAATGGTGCTCCAAATCTCACTGCTGAAGAAACACCTACGAAGAAATTGAATGGAAGTGTGAAGAGAGCTCCAAAGCGGCCATTACATAATGGAGTGATAAATAATGTGGAGAAGTCGAACAGCTCTGAAGAACCGGCATCGCCAACAACACCACCACCAACTCTGACAAATGGTCTCACAAATGGTCATGGTCCAGAATCTTCGACTCCAAATGGTGAAACTATCTCGAAAAGAATGAAAGTAGAACCAAGTTATGACGATGATGACGATGAGGAAGAAGGTAAAATGACTATTGATGAAGGTGATGACGATCCAATGCCGGTATTAAATGgattcaaaaaagaagaatcagTTGAAGAGATCAAGTTAGAACTTAATGGTACAATTAAAAAGGAAAACGGCGTGGAAACCGATCCCACGACGCCCACGTGCTCCATGGAAGCTGAAAATGAAGTATGTGAAACACCAGCTGTTGTTTCAGTAGAAATTAGAGATGAAACAAATGGCGAAACGAATTCGGATCTAAAAGACGATGAAAACGTGGAGCCTGACAGCCCAGAAGACACTTTCGAATTGGGAAGCAACGtggaatttgaaacaaaaaatgcgatGTTTGTTCGTTCGATTGTTAGATCTTGTGGTCCTCGGTGTGCACGAACcgatttaattttcaaaataaaagttggtGGCGTGTGGGAGAAGAGCATCAAAGAAAAGGAGGAGAGGAAGAAGGTTCATCTCCAAAATCAACGAATTCAAGACTCTGAAAAAGTTGCAATTCAACAAAATCAGATCAAGAAAGAACAACAACAGTCTCAACCGACTCCACAACAAATCCACCAGCAGCAAGCTCAGCAAAATGCTCAACATCTGCAACAACTTCAACAGGCTGTGATGTTGGGGCATCTTCCTCCTGAAGTTCTTCGTCAAATGATGCCTCCACAATTTGGTGTGGATCCTACAGCAATATTAATGCAACAGATGATGGCTGGTCAGCAATCTCAAGGAGTTAATGCAGCATTCCAACATCAAATGGCTCTTCAACAACAACTTGAAGCTCATCAAGTTCAG CTTATGATGGCTCATCaacatcaacaaaaaatgatagcTGAACAACAGCAACAGCAAAGACATGCTGCAGCGCAGCAATTGCGAGAACGGGAGCAACGTGAACAACGTGAACGAGAAAGAGAACGACAACATCAACAACAGGCTCAACAAGCTCTTcatcagcaacaacaacagcatGCGGCTGCTGCAGCGAATCAATTGAATCCAGCAATGATGCAGATGATGGCATTAATGGCGAACAGCGCAGCCAGCCAACAAGATATTGCACGATTAATGGAGATGGCTGCTcagcagcaacaacagcaacaGCAAGCTGCTCAGGCTCAAGCCCAGCGTGACCAAGAACGTGAACGACGGGAACGTGAAGCACGAGAACGGGAAGCTGCTCGGGAACGTGAACGAGAGCAAGCTGCTCGAGAAGCTGCAGCACGAGATCAGGCAGCCCGCGAACATGCTCAAGCAGTTCaggcagcagcagcagcagcacaACAGGCACAGGCACTT ACACCTGATATGCAACATATGCATCTACTGCAACAGTTGATGCTAAATCCAGCACTTATGATGCAACTTCAACAGGCTCAAgctcaacaacaacaacaacagcctCAAGTAACGAATCCCCTTCAAATGTTGCAGCATGGAATGGCTGCGCAAAGTGCcaatcaagccgaaatgatgCGTCGGATTCATCCAGAACCTGCGATGCGTCCTCAACATCAGTAA
- the egl-27 gene encoding Egg-laying defective protein 27 (Confirmed by transcript evidence) — translation MKQERAELEINPHLCPQSLNRELFNSELQITQPVSCLRGKCIVEYVKDVRHARTVADFSLDNDTFFFCLHYNQDSTKLASTHYAIRVGTSFQATLPPMAECSVGDDSDRDELLYRPNSIESGEEEDYIKLARCYRTYTLSGNHMLDSQKNARVSDLLMDEAIIQLHRSGYKIDDALSELNANDIILTTDVDNMTQDDAKKFAKGIKQLGKNFSRIHRELLPHHSREQLVSYYYLWKKTPEATKPKQAARRVNPTSIKRPTKEKVKASRPTSTEYLDFDSASESDVENNGPSGRACHHCYGAESKDWHHANGLLLCTDCRLHYKKYGQLRQIANRPSQVPACLFKRSNSDEEESGVRTRAGKKEQRRRTPSSMSETPDRRSPSTVSNGAPNLTAEETPTKKLNGSVKRAPKRPLHNGVINNVEKSNSSEEPASPTTPPPTLTNGLTNGHGPESSTPNGETISKRMKVEPSYDDDDDEEEGKMTIDEGDDDPMPVLNGFKKEESVEEIKLELNGTIKKENGVETDPTTPTCSMEAENEVCETPAVVSVEIRDETNGETNSDLKDDENVEPDSPEDTFELGSNVEFETKNAMFVRSIVRSCGPRCARTDLIFKIKVGGVWEKSIKEKEERKKVHLQNQRIQDSEKVAIQQNQIKKEQQQSQPTPQQIHQQQAQQNAQHLQQLQQAVMLGHLPPEVLRQMMPPQFGVDPTAILMQQMMAGQQSQGVNAAFQHQMALQQQLEAHQVQFQLMMAHQHQQKMIAEQQQQQRHAAAQQLREREQREQRERERERQHQQQAQQALHQQQQQHAAAAANQLNPAMMQMMALMANSAASQQDIARLMEMAAQQQQQQQQAAQAQAQRDQERERREREAREREAAREREREQAAREAAARDQAAREHAQAVQAAAAAAQQAQALTPDMQHMHLLQQLMLNPALMMQLQQAQAQQQQQQPQVTNPLQMLQHGMAAQSANQAEMMRRIHPEPAMRPQHQ, via the exons atgaaacAAGAACGAGCTGAGCTTGAAATCAATCCACATTTATGTCCa caatcaTTAAATCGAGAATTATTTAATTCGGAATTACAAATTACACAACCAGTTTCATGTTTAAG GGGAAAGTGCATAGTAGAATACGTAAAAGACGTCCGGCACGCACGAACCGTCGCCGATTTCTCACTTGACAACGatacgtttttcttttgtctcCATTACAATCAAGATTCAACAAAACTGGCATCAACGCATTACGCCATTCGGGTCGGAACATCCTTCCAG gctACATTACCACCCATGGCTGAATGTTCAGTAGGTGATGACAGTGATCGTGACGAATTATTGTATCGACCAAACAGTATCGAAtcaggagaagaagaagattaTATAAAGTTAGCAAGATGCTACCGTACCTACACTCTAAGTGGTAATCATATGCTTGattcgcaaaaaaatgctCGG GTCAGTGATCTACTTATGGATGAAGCCATTATTCAACTTCATCGAAGTGGTTACAAAATTGACGATGCACTCAGTGAGTTGAATGCTAACGACATCATTCTGACGACAGACGTTGACAACATGACACAAGACGAcgcgaaaaaatttgcaaaggGTATCAAGCAACTAGgaaagaatttttcaagaattcacCGGGAACTTTTACCACATCACAGTCGG GAGCAACTCGTATCCTATTACTACCTGTGGAAGAAGACACCAGAAGCTACGAAACCTAAACAAGCTGCTCGTCGAGTCAATCCTACGAGTATCAAGCGGCcaacaaaagaaaaagttaaagCTTCTCGTCCAACTTCAACGGAATATCTCGATTTCGATTCAGCAAGTGAGAGTGACGTAGAAAATAACGGACCATCAGGAAGAGCGTGTCATCATTGTTACGGTgcag aaagtaAAGACTGGCATCACGCAAACGGTCTTTTGCTGTGCACAGATTGTCGATTGCACTATAAGAAGTACGGACAACTTCGACAAATTGCGAATCGACCATCTCAAGTTCCAGCGTGTCTTTTCAAACGTTCCAATTCGGACGAAGAAGAGAGCGGAGTGAGGACAAGAGCCGGAAAGAAAGAACAACGAAGAAG aacgCCTTCTTCGATGAGCGAGACTCCAGATCGTAGATCACCATCGACTGTATCGAATGGTGCTCCAAATCTCACTGCTGAAGAAACACCTACGAAGAAATTGAATGGAAGTGTGAAGAGAGCTCCAAAGCGGCCATTACATAATGGAGTGATAAATAATGTGGAGAAGTCGAACAGCTCTGAAGAACCGGCATCGCCAACAACACCACCACCAACTCTGACAAATGGTCTCACAAATGGTCATGGTCCAGAATCTTCGACTCCAAATGGTGAAACTATCTCGAAAAGAATGAAAGTAGAACCAAGTTATGACGATGATGACGATGAGGAAGAAGGTAAAATGACTATTGATGAAGGTGATGACGATCCAATGCCGGTATTAAATGgattcaaaaaagaagaatcagTTGAAGAGATCAAGTTAGAACTTAATGGTACAATTAAAAAGGAAAACGGCGTGGAAACCGATCCCACGACGCCCACGTGCTCCATGGAAGCTGAAAATGAAGTATGTGAAACACCAGCTGTTGTTTCAGTAGAAATTAGAGATGAAACAAATGGCGAAACGAATTCGGATCTAAAAGACGATGAAAACGTGGAGCCTGACAGCCCAGAAGACACTTTCGAATTGGGAAGCAACGtggaatttgaaacaaaaaatgcgatGTTTGTTCGTTCGATTGTTAGATCTTGTGGTCCTCGGTGTGCACGAACcgatttaattttcaaaataaaagttggtGGCGTGTGGGAGAAGAGCATCAAAGAAAAGGAGGAGAGGAAGAAGGTTCATCTCCAAAATCAACGAATTCAAGACTCTGAAAAAGTTGCAATTCAACAAAATCAGATCAAGAAAGAACAACAACAGTCTCAACCGACTCCACAACAAATCCACCAGCAGCAAGCTCAGCAAAATGCTCAACATCTGCAACAACTTCAACAGGCTGTGATGTTGGGGCATCTTCCTCCTGAAGTTCTTCGTCAAATGATGCCTCCACAATTTGGTGTGGATCCTACAGCAATATTAATGCAACAGATGATGGCTGGTCAGCAATCTCAAGGAGTTAATGCAGCATTCCAACATCAAATGGCTCTTCAACAACAACTTGAAGCTCATCAAGTTCAG TTTCAGCTTATGATGGCTCATCaacatcaacaaaaaatgatagcTGAACAACAGCAACAGCAAAGACATGCTGCAGCGCAGCAATTGCGAGAACGGGAGCAACGTGAACAACGTGAACGAGAAAGAGAACGACAACATCAACAACAGGCTCAACAAGCTCTTcatcagcaacaacaacagcatGCGGCTGCTGCAGCGAATCAATTGAATCCAGCAATGATGCAGATGATGGCATTAATGGCGAACAGCGCAGCCAGCCAACAAGATATTGCACGATTAATGGAGATGGCTGCTcagcagcaacaacagcaacaGCAAGCTGCTCAGGCTCAAGCCCAGCGTGACCAAGAACGTGAACGACGGGAACGTGAAGCACGAGAACGGGAAGCTGCTCGGGAACGTGAACGAGAGCAAGCTGCTCGAGAAGCTGCAGCACGAGATCAGGCAGCCCGCGAACATGCTCAAGCAGTTCaggcagcagcagcagcagcacaACAGGCACAGGCACTT ACACCTGATATGCAACATATGCATCTACTGCAACAGTTGATGCTAAATCCAGCACTTATGATGCAACTTCAACAGGCTCAAgctcaacaacaacaacaacagcctCAAGTAACGAATCCCCTTCAAATGTTGCAGCATGGAATGGCTGCGCAAAGTGCcaatcaagccgaaatgatgCGTCGGATTCATCCAGAACCTGCGATGCGTCCTCAACATCAGTAA
- the egl-27 gene encoding Egg-laying defective protein 27 (Confirmed by transcript evidence), whose amino-acid sequence MKQERAELEINPHLCPQSLNRELFNSELQITQPVSCLRGKCIVEYVKDVRHARTVADFSLDNDTFFFCLHYNQDSTKLASTHYAIRVGTSFQATLPPMAECSVGDDSDRDELLYRPNSIESGEEEDYIKLARCYRTYTLSGNHMLDSQKNARSLQVSDLLMDEAIIQLHRSGYKIDDALSELNANDIILTTDVDNMTQDDAKKFAKGIKQLGKNFSRIHRELLPHHSREQLVSYYYLWKKTPEATKPKQAARRVNPTSIKRPTKEKVKASRPTSTEYLDFDSASESDVENNGPSGRACHHCYGAESKDWHHANGLLLCTDCRLHYKKYGQLRQIANRPSQVPACLFKRSNSDEEESGVRTRAGKKEQRRRTPSSMSETPDRRSPSTVSNGAPNLTAEETPTKKLNGSVKRAPKRPLHNGVINNVEKSNSSEEPASPTTPPPTLTNGLTNGHGPESSTPNGETISKRMKVEPSYDDDDDEEEGKMTIDEGDDDPMPVLNGFKKEESVEEIKLELNGTIKKENGVETDPTTPTCSMEAENEVCETPAVVSVEIRDETNGETNSDLKDDENVEPDSPEDTFELGSNVEFETKNAMFVRSIVRSCGPRCARTDLIFKIKVGGVWEKSIKEKEERKKVHLQNQRIQDSEKVAIQQNQIKKEQQQSQPTPQQIHQQQAQQNAQHLQQLQQAVMLGHLPPEVLRQMMPPQFGVDPTAILMQQMMAGQQSQGVNAAFQHQMALQQQLEAHQVQLMMAHQHQQKMIAEQQQQQRHAAAQQLREREQREQRERERERQHQQQAQQALHQQQQQHAAAAANQLNPAMMQMMALMANSAASQQDIARLMEMAAQQQQQQQQAAQAQAQRDQERERREREAREREAAREREREQAAREAAARDQAAREHAQAVQAAAAAAQQAQALTPDMQHMHLLQQLMLNPALMMQLQQAQAQQQQQQPQVTNPLQMLQHGMAAQSANQAEMMRRIHPEPAMRPQHQ is encoded by the exons atgaaacAAGAACGAGCTGAGCTTGAAATCAATCCACATTTATGTCCa caatcaTTAAATCGAGAATTATTTAATTCGGAATTACAAATTACACAACCAGTTTCATGTTTAAG GGGAAAGTGCATAGTAGAATACGTAAAAGACGTCCGGCACGCACGAACCGTCGCCGATTTCTCACTTGACAACGatacgtttttcttttgtctcCATTACAATCAAGATTCAACAAAACTGGCATCAACGCATTACGCCATTCGGGTCGGAACATCCTTCCAG gctACATTACCACCCATGGCTGAATGTTCAGTAGGTGATGACAGTGATCGTGACGAATTATTGTATCGACCAAACAGTATCGAAtcaggagaagaagaagattaTATAAAGTTAGCAAGATGCTACCGTACCTACACTCTAAGTGGTAATCATATGCTTGattcgcaaaaaaatgctCGG TCTCTTCAGGTCAGTGATCTACTTATGGATGAAGCCATTATTCAACTTCATCGAAGTGGTTACAAAATTGACGATGCACTCAGTGAGTTGAATGCTAACGACATCATTCTGACGACAGACGTTGACAACATGACACAAGACGAcgcgaaaaaatttgcaaaggGTATCAAGCAACTAGgaaagaatttttcaagaattcacCGGGAACTTTTACCACATCACAGTCGG GAGCAACTCGTATCCTATTACTACCTGTGGAAGAAGACACCAGAAGCTACGAAACCTAAACAAGCTGCTCGTCGAGTCAATCCTACGAGTATCAAGCGGCcaacaaaagaaaaagttaaagCTTCTCGTCCAACTTCAACGGAATATCTCGATTTCGATTCAGCAAGTGAGAGTGACGTAGAAAATAACGGACCATCAGGAAGAGCGTGTCATCATTGTTACGGTgcag aaagtaAAGACTGGCATCACGCAAACGGTCTTTTGCTGTGCACAGATTGTCGATTGCACTATAAGAAGTACGGACAACTTCGACAAATTGCGAATCGACCATCTCAAGTTCCAGCGTGTCTTTTCAAACGTTCCAATTCGGACGAAGAAGAGAGCGGAGTGAGGACAAGAGCCGGAAAGAAAGAACAACGAAGAAG aacgCCTTCTTCGATGAGCGAGACTCCAGATCGTAGATCACCATCGACTGTATCGAATGGTGCTCCAAATCTCACTGCTGAAGAAACACCTACGAAGAAATTGAATGGAAGTGTGAAGAGAGCTCCAAAGCGGCCATTACATAATGGAGTGATAAATAATGTGGAGAAGTCGAACAGCTCTGAAGAACCGGCATCGCCAACAACACCACCACCAACTCTGACAAATGGTCTCACAAATGGTCATGGTCCAGAATCTTCGACTCCAAATGGTGAAACTATCTCGAAAAGAATGAAAGTAGAACCAAGTTATGACGATGATGACGATGAGGAAGAAGGTAAAATGACTATTGATGAAGGTGATGACGATCCAATGCCGGTATTAAATGgattcaaaaaagaagaatcagTTGAAGAGATCAAGTTAGAACTTAATGGTACAATTAAAAAGGAAAACGGCGTGGAAACCGATCCCACGACGCCCACGTGCTCCATGGAAGCTGAAAATGAAGTATGTGAAACACCAGCTGTTGTTTCAGTAGAAATTAGAGATGAAACAAATGGCGAAACGAATTCGGATCTAAAAGACGATGAAAACGTGGAGCCTGACAGCCCAGAAGACACTTTCGAATTGGGAAGCAACGtggaatttgaaacaaaaaatgcgatGTTTGTTCGTTCGATTGTTAGATCTTGTGGTCCTCGGTGTGCACGAACcgatttaattttcaaaataaaagttggtGGCGTGTGGGAGAAGAGCATCAAAGAAAAGGAGGAGAGGAAGAAGGTTCATCTCCAAAATCAACGAATTCAAGACTCTGAAAAAGTTGCAATTCAACAAAATCAGATCAAGAAAGAACAACAACAGTCTCAACCGACTCCACAACAAATCCACCAGCAGCAAGCTCAGCAAAATGCTCAACATCTGCAACAACTTCAACAGGCTGTGATGTTGGGGCATCTTCCTCCTGAAGTTCTTCGTCAAATGATGCCTCCACAATTTGGTGTGGATCCTACAGCAATATTAATGCAACAGATGATGGCTGGTCAGCAATCTCAAGGAGTTAATGCAGCATTCCAACATCAAATGGCTCTTCAACAACAACTTGAAGCTCATCAAGTTCAG CTTATGATGGCTCATCaacatcaacaaaaaatgatagcTGAACAACAGCAACAGCAAAGACATGCTGCAGCGCAGCAATTGCGAGAACGGGAGCAACGTGAACAACGTGAACGAGAAAGAGAACGACAACATCAACAACAGGCTCAACAAGCTCTTcatcagcaacaacaacagcatGCGGCTGCTGCAGCGAATCAATTGAATCCAGCAATGATGCAGATGATGGCATTAATGGCGAACAGCGCAGCCAGCCAACAAGATATTGCACGATTAATGGAGATGGCTGCTcagcagcaacaacagcaacaGCAAGCTGCTCAGGCTCAAGCCCAGCGTGACCAAGAACGTGAACGACGGGAACGTGAAGCACGAGAACGGGAAGCTGCTCGGGAACGTGAACGAGAGCAAGCTGCTCGAGAAGCTGCAGCACGAGATCAGGCAGCCCGCGAACATGCTCAAGCAGTTCaggcagcagcagcagcagcacaACAGGCACAGGCACTT ACACCTGATATGCAACATATGCATCTACTGCAACAGTTGATGCTAAATCCAGCACTTATGATGCAACTTCAACAGGCTCAAgctcaacaacaacaacaacagcctCAAGTAACGAATCCCCTTCAAATGTTGCAGCATGGAATGGCTGCGCAAAGTGCcaatcaagccgaaatgatgCGTCGGATTCATCCAGAACCTGCGATGCGTCCTCAACATCAGTAA